A stretch of the Filimonas lacunae genome encodes the following:
- the porM gene encoding type IX secretion system motor protein PorM/GldM produces MGLPAEPRQKMINMMYLVLTALLALNVSSEILNAFKTVNNSLIHANEIVDQKNNMVMSSFKDKLKDAQTREQAAKWEPLAEKAQSLSDETYKYLESLKQELKVDAGLVMENGEEHFKEDNMDVPTKLFLEAPKKKGPELLKKLEDFKAQLLGLDPEVKKDLEKSLPLDLEVPHTHGSENNKEWDYAYFHMTPVIASITILSKFQNDVRNSEAMVLDNLHKRVGEVKVIFNKFQAIASQSSAYLMPGQELTLTGGVGAFSDAAKPTVTIDGQTVPLNADGVAEYKTTVGGPGGYTKKMVITYTKPDGTSAQLSKDIAYTVGSPTGASVSADKVKVLYIGLDNDLSVSGGSVGDEKVTASINNGSLPKTGPGKYVAKPASVGKATVTVTADGKPTSFEFRVKTVPDPVAMIGKEKGGRVPVNQIKAQQGVRAELENFVFEGVQFDVTGYVVYATGAGFSNPGIAPNQGSAYFNADSKRILSKLQPGSTLVIDEIKAVGPGGTTRKLPPLVFNCY; encoded by the coding sequence ATGGGACTTCCTGCGGAACCGCGGCAAAAGATGATTAACATGATGTACCTGGTGCTTACCGCACTGCTGGCACTGAACGTATCATCTGAAATATTGAACGCATTCAAAACTGTGAACAACAGTTTGATACACGCGAATGAAATAGTAGACCAGAAGAATAATATGGTTATGTCTTCTTTCAAAGACAAATTGAAAGATGCTCAAACCCGTGAACAAGCTGCTAAATGGGAACCTTTAGCAGAAAAAGCACAAAGCCTTTCTGACGAAACTTACAAATACCTGGAAAGCTTAAAACAAGAGCTGAAAGTAGATGCAGGATTAGTAATGGAAAATGGCGAAGAGCATTTCAAGGAAGACAACATGGATGTTCCAACCAAATTATTCCTGGAGGCTCCTAAAAAGAAAGGTCCGGAATTACTGAAAAAACTGGAAGATTTTAAAGCCCAGTTATTAGGTCTGGATCCGGAAGTTAAAAAAGATCTGGAAAAAAGCTTACCACTGGATTTAGAAGTTCCTCATACCCATGGTTCTGAGAACAACAAAGAGTGGGACTACGCTTATTTTCATATGACGCCGGTTATCGCTTCTATTACTATTCTGAGCAAATTTCAGAACGACGTAAGAAACAGTGAAGCAATGGTGTTAGATAACCTGCACAAAAGAGTAGGTGAAGTAAAAGTGATCTTCAACAAGTTTCAGGCTATTGCCAGCCAAAGCTCGGCTTACCTGATGCCAGGTCAGGAATTAACACTGACTGGTGGTGTAGGTGCTTTCAGCGATGCTGCAAAACCTACTGTAACTATCGATGGTCAAACTGTTCCTTTAAATGCTGATGGTGTTGCAGAATATAAAACTACTGTAGGTGGTCCAGGTGGTTATACCAAGAAAATGGTGATCACTTATACAAAACCTGATGGTACTTCTGCTCAGTTAAGCAAAGACATTGCTTACACAGTAGGTTCACCAACCGGCGCTTCTGTAAGTGCTGATAAAGTGAAAGTATTGTACATCGGTTTAGATAACGACCTATCAGTGAGTGGTGGTAGCGTAGGTGACGAAAAAGTTACTGCTTCTATCAATAATGGTTCACTGCCCAAAACTGGTCCAGGTAAATACGTAGCTAAGCCTGCTTCTGTAGGTAAAGCCACTGTAACTGTAACCGCTGACGGCAAACCTACTTCATTCGAATTCAGAGTGAAAACTGTACCCGATCCGGTTGCCATGATTGGTAAAGAAAAAGGTGGACGTGTACCGGTGAACCAGATTAAAGCACAACAAGGTGTACGTGCTGAATTAGAAAACTTCGTATTCGAAGGCGTACAGTTTGATGTAACAGGTTATGTAGTATATGCAACGGGTGCTGGTTTCTCTAACCCAGGCATTGCTCCTAACCAGGGTAGCGCTTATTTCAACGCTGATTCTAAAAGAATTCTGAGCAAACTGCAACCAGGTTCTACTTTAGTGATCGATGAAATTAAAGCAGTAGGCCCAGGTGGTACTACCAGAAAATTACCACCATTGGTATTTAACTGTTATTAA
- the porN gene encoding type IX secretion system ring subunit PorN/GldN — MKRSILKIAGCLTLMVALAAVSVDASAQKKRTKKKRDTTDQSGYGTTPSGYGTPTQQPATNNNDNGLGAYGTPAGQQPAAAPAGNVPIEVIPGAGGGLGDTIKPSLRNDNAIERNLVKERIPLVYDHIREDDAVYRQRVWRIIDAREKVNLPFRYSANEDNGNQRFISILYDAITGPDSVTAFNGDDDRFTIPLTKEQVTQALTGGAAMDTVDVTDLNGNVIKREVRSKQVPVDSIYQFKVKEEWIFDKESSRLIVRILGIAPMMHMYTSTGVDLGEDRILFWVYYPDLRASLATHEVFNGKNYGGRMSWEELFENRMFASRIVKSTLDNPFDRELKEYIKDPLFRLLEGENIKEKIFNYEQSLWAY; from the coding sequence ATGAAACGCAGTATATTAAAAATAGCAGGTTGTTTAACGCTGATGGTTGCTTTGGCTGCTGTCTCTGTAGATGCGTCTGCACAGAAAAAGAGAACTAAAAAGAAGCGTGATACAACGGATCAAAGTGGTTATGGAACTACGCCTAGTGGTTACGGCACTCCGACTCAGCAGCCTGCTACTAATAATAATGACAATGGTTTAGGTGCTTATGGCACTCCTGCCGGTCAACAACCAGCTGCTGCTCCTGCAGGTAATGTACCTATTGAGGTAATTCCTGGTGCGGGTGGTGGATTAGGTGACACTATCAAACCTTCTCTTCGTAACGACAACGCTATTGAGAGAAACCTGGTAAAAGAAAGGATACCTCTGGTGTATGACCATATTCGTGAAGATGATGCGGTGTATCGTCAGCGTGTATGGCGTATTATTGACGCAAGAGAAAAAGTAAACCTGCCTTTCCGTTATTCAGCTAATGAAGACAACGGTAACCAGCGCTTCATATCTATTTTGTATGATGCAATAACAGGTCCGGATAGCGTTACCGCATTTAACGGCGACGACGACCGTTTCACTATTCCTTTAACCAAAGAGCAGGTAACACAGGCTTTAACCGGTGGTGCCGCTATGGATACTGTAGACGTAACTGACCTTAACGGTAACGTTATTAAAAGAGAAGTACGTTCTAAACAAGTTCCTGTTGACTCTATCTATCAGTTTAAAGTAAAAGAAGAGTGGATCTTCGATAAAGAATCTTCCCGTTTGATTGTACGTATCTTAGGCATTGCGCCAATGATGCACATGTACACCAGCACCGGTGTTGATTTGGGCGAAGACAGAATTCTTTTCTGGGTATATTATCCTGATTTAAGAGCTTCTTTGGCTACACACGAAGTGTTTAATGGTAAAAACTATGGTGGCAGAATGAGCTGGGAAGAACTGTTCGAAAACAGAATGTTCGCCAGCCGCATTGTAAAGTCTACCTTAGACAATCCATTCGACAGAGAGCTGAAAGAGTATATAAAAGATCCTCTTTTCCGCTTGCTGGAAGGTGAAAACATTAAAGAAAAAATATTCAACTACGAACAGTCTCTTTGGGCTTACTAG
- the uvrC gene encoding excinuclease ABC subunit UvrC, which translates to MTAEQFQQIAGTIPLQPGIYKYFDTEGVLLYVGKAKSLRKRVSSYFNKTFVSYKTHELVQRIQRIEFTIVDSEQDAFLLENALIKQFQPRFNINLKDDKTYPYIVIKKEPFPRIFLTRRKINDGSEYLGPFTSAGKVRELIDFIRQYIPLRTCKLNLTRNNINKGKFKVCLEYHLGNCKGPCENLQQDEDYASGLQQIRQMLKGNLAPVIQHFQQEMKDFAMNLQFEKAEMVRKKLEHLENYQARSVIVSRHLGNLDVFTILKEHETAYVNYLMVQNGTIVQTHTVELETKLEEPDEEVLAFAIVNLRETFNSIADEIVAPFTVELADTALSLTIPKGGDKKKLLDLSYKNVNYFKEELRKRKILQLEGHTDMERKQVLYNVQQDLQLPVLPVHIECFDNSNFQGSYPVSAMVCFKEGVPSKQDYRHFNVKTVQGINDFATMKEAVYRRYKRLSTENAPLPQLVIIDGGKGQLGAAMESIHELNLTGQMTLVGLAKNEEELFFPGDSESLKLSWDSESLKLIRRIRDEVHRFGITFHRNQRSKGTFKNELEGIKGIGDSTATQLLKTFRSVTKVKEASIEELTTEIGNAKAKLVWNYFHHFDETEIDKEESE; encoded by the coding sequence ATGACGGCCGAACAGTTTCAACAAATTGCAGGTACCATTCCTTTACAACCGGGTATTTATAAATATTTTGATACCGAAGGTGTTTTATTATATGTAGGCAAGGCCAAAAGCCTTAGAAAAAGGGTTAGTTCTTATTTCAATAAAACGTTTGTCAGCTATAAAACGCACGAGCTTGTTCAGCGTATTCAGCGTATTGAATTTACGATTGTAGATTCGGAACAGGATGCTTTTCTGCTGGAGAATGCACTGATTAAACAGTTTCAGCCACGGTTTAATATCAACCTGAAGGATGATAAAACCTATCCTTATATTGTTATCAAAAAAGAACCCTTCCCGCGTATTTTTCTTACCCGCAGAAAAATTAATGATGGCAGTGAATACCTGGGGCCTTTTACCTCGGCAGGTAAGGTTAGGGAGCTGATCGATTTTATCAGGCAGTACATTCCCCTCCGTACCTGTAAGCTTAACTTAACCCGTAACAATATCAATAAAGGTAAATTCAAAGTTTGCCTGGAGTACCATTTAGGTAACTGCAAAGGGCCTTGCGAAAACCTGCAACAGGATGAGGATTACGCCAGCGGCCTGCAACAGATACGGCAAATGCTGAAAGGCAACCTGGCACCGGTTATTCAGCATTTTCAGCAGGAGATGAAAGATTTTGCCATGAACCTGCAGTTTGAAAAGGCAGAAATGGTGCGTAAAAAACTGGAGCATCTTGAAAACTACCAGGCACGTTCTGTTATTGTAAGCAGGCATTTGGGTAACCTGGATGTGTTTACCATTTTAAAGGAGCATGAAACTGCCTATGTTAACTACCTGATGGTACAAAACGGCACTATTGTGCAAACCCACACGGTAGAACTGGAAACCAAACTGGAAGAACCGGATGAAGAAGTACTGGCATTTGCTATTGTAAACCTGCGTGAAACCTTTAACAGCATAGCAGATGAAATAGTGGCGCCTTTTACGGTGGAGTTAGCCGATACAGCGCTGTCCCTTACTATTCCCAAAGGAGGGGATAAGAAAAAGCTGCTGGACCTTTCCTACAAAAATGTAAACTACTTTAAGGAAGAGCTGCGTAAACGCAAAATACTGCAACTGGAAGGCCATACTGATATGGAACGTAAGCAGGTATTGTACAATGTGCAGCAAGATTTGCAATTGCCCGTTTTACCGGTTCATATTGAATGTTTTGATAACTCTAACTTTCAGGGGAGCTACCCGGTATCGGCAATGGTATGCTTTAAAGAGGGGGTGCCCAGCAAACAGGATTACCGGCATTTTAATGTAAAAACGGTGCAAGGCATCAACGACTTTGCCACCATGAAGGAAGCGGTTTACAGACGTTATAAGCGCCTTAGCACCGAAAATGCGCCCCTACCCCAACTGGTAATTATTGATGGCGGTAAAGGACAACTGGGTGCCGCTATGGAAAGCATTCACGAATTGAACCTGACAGGCCAGATGACATTGGTTGGTTTAGCTAAAAATGAAGAAGAATTATTTTTCCCGGGAGATAGCGAATCTTTAAAGCTTTCCTGGGACAGTGAAAGTTTAAAACTCATCCGCCGTATCAGGGACGAAGTACACCGTTTTGGCATTACTTTCCACCGTAATCAGCGTAGTAAAGGCACCTTCAAAAATGAACTGGAAGGTATAAAAGGCATTGGTGATAGTACTGCTACCCAGTTATTAAAAACTTTCCGTTCTGTAACTAAAGTAAAAGAAGCTTCTATAGAGGAATTGACAACAGAAATAGGAAATGCAAAAGCTAAATTGGTCTGGAATTATTTTCATCATTTCGATGAAACAGAGATAGATAAAGAAGAAAGTGAGTGA
- a CDS encoding outer membrane beta-barrel protein — MHDPLYKDEMEQFLENRANQHRLYPSDHVWRKIQQQLHEDVRWPALPFILLFIIAALVVGTLLVKPEEHFFYRSHLLASKIPVTAKDSASNIQSLEESLATGAITQKTIAYATERLNMYATDASVISSKDSLQNISTTATVELLNQPVSSILPEAVFQAMPPASLENISIVADSYIDSMVIAHNTVAEHSVAPVEKSVKAAQNHTAMAAPVINQAASNDRWSFQLYVTPSQTYRRLVSGKNTKSAPGLDNAPIAPPATDDVNSVVKHTPANGFEIGFAIGYQLNKQFTIKAGLQYNSRKYNIEASTFNYERANVALSGMDTLTTYTPYRNLKGSYPVTLQNVYRELAIPVSISWKGWERKKLSWHVSASIQPTYILQNQAYIISTDYKNYVGGTSLARRWNINTSFETFISYRTGEITWQIGPQFRYQQLSTFKNQYPVREFLLDYGIKLGFSTPIK, encoded by the coding sequence ATGCATGATCCCTTGTATAAAGATGAAATGGAGCAGTTCCTGGAAAACCGGGCTAACCAGCACCGCCTTTATCCGTCCGACCATGTTTGGCGAAAGATACAGCAGCAGCTGCATGAAGATGTACGCTGGCCCGCTTTGCCATTTATACTCCTTTTTATTATAGCCGCATTAGTGGTAGGCACCTTACTGGTAAAACCAGAAGAACATTTCTTTTACCGCAGCCATTTACTGGCCAGCAAAATTCCCGTTACTGCCAAAGACAGTGCTTCCAACATACAATCACTGGAAGAAAGCCTGGCTACCGGTGCTATTACCCAAAAGACAATAGCCTATGCCACAGAGCGCTTAAACATGTATGCCACAGATGCCAGTGTAATTTCTTCTAAAGACAGTTTACAGAATATTTCCACCACTGCCACTGTTGAACTACTGAACCAGCCGGTTTCTTCTATATTACCTGAAGCTGTATTTCAGGCAATGCCGCCTGCCAGCCTTGAAAACATATCTATTGTTGCGGATAGCTATATAGACAGTATGGTAATAGCGCACAACACAGTTGCTGAACACTCCGTTGCCCCAGTGGAAAAAAGCGTAAAAGCTGCCCAAAACCACACGGCTATGGCCGCCCCTGTAATAAACCAGGCAGCCAGCAACGACCGTTGGAGCTTTCAGCTGTATGTAACGCCTTCACAAACCTATCGCAGACTGGTATCGGGAAAAAACACCAAATCTGCACCTGGTTTAGACAATGCCCCCATAGCACCTCCCGCTACAGATGATGTCAATAGCGTGGTAAAGCATACACCAGCCAATGGCTTTGAAATAGGATTTGCCATCGGTTACCAGTTGAACAAGCAATTTACTATCAAGGCTGGCTTACAATATAACAGCCGTAAATACAATATAGAAGCTTCTACCTTTAACTACGAAAGGGCTAATGTAGCATTAAGTGGTATGGACACGCTTACTACCTATACTCCCTACCGTAACCTCAAAGGCAGTTATCCGGTAACCTTACAGAACGTATACCGCGAGTTAGCCATACCTGTAAGTATCAGCTGGAAAGGCTGGGAACGGAAAAAATTATCCTGGCACGTAAGCGCATCTATTCAACCTACTTACATTTTACAAAACCAGGCTTATATTATCAGCACGGATTACAAAAACTATGTAGGCGGCACTTCCCTGGCACGCCGGTGGAATATTAATACCAGCTTTGAAACATTTATCAGCTACAGAACCGGCGAAATAACCTGGCAAATTGGTCCGCAGTTCCGTTATCAGCAGTTATCTACTTTCAAAAACCAATACCCAGTCAGGGAGTTTTTACTGGATTATGGTATAAAACTAGGCTTCTCTACTCCCATCAAATAG
- a CDS encoding RNA polymerase sigma factor, with protein MTEEALILGCLQNDPVSQRELYNRYSPRMLSVCYRFSQSRQDAEDMLQEGFIKVFTQMGGFENRGSFEGWIRRIIVHTCINQLKKDKKFSDNVELIHAEQYMQVREESISAIMQVKQVVECIRLLPIGYKTVLNLYAIEGYSHKEIADMLEIGESTSRSQYTRARVMLEDLLIRKKIIEKPGGDAALMPNLGTT; from the coding sequence ATGACGGAGGAAGCCCTCATACTAGGCTGCTTACAAAATGATCCGGTTTCCCAACGGGAACTGTACAACCGCTATAGCCCACGAATGCTCTCTGTATGCTATCGCTTTTCACAAAGCAGGCAAGACGCAGAAGACATGCTGCAGGAGGGGTTTATCAAAGTATTTACACAAATGGGAGGTTTTGAAAACCGCGGATCATTTGAAGGCTGGATACGTCGTATTATTGTGCACACCTGTATTAACCAGCTCAAAAAAGACAAGAAATTTTCGGATAACGTAGAATTGATTCATGCAGAGCAATATATGCAGGTAAGGGAGGAATCCATTTCTGCCATTATGCAGGTAAAACAGGTGGTAGAGTGCATTCGCTTACTGCCTATTGGTTATAAAACCGTATTAAATCTTTATGCAATAGAAGGCTATTCACACAAAGAAATCGCCGATATGCTGGAAATAGGCGAAAGTACCAGCAGAAGCCAGTACACCCGCGCCCGGGTAATGCTGGAAGACTTGCTTATCAGGAAAAAAATAATAGAAAAACCTGGTGGCGATGCAGCGTTGATGCCTAATTTAGGCACTACTTAA
- a CDS encoding TonB-dependent receptor, protein MKRILYLLGLVILCVPGLYAQNATSGKTVAVLSGKVTDATSGNALPGATIFIHELKTGVISQNDGSYTSPKLRPGKYLVEVSYQGYGSVIETINLQQATQENFALKESIVEQEGVTVTGVTSATKTKLSPQPVVIVKRDDLIKTTSTNLIDALSKAVPGVTNIATGPAISKPVIRGLGYNRVVVVNDGMRQEGQQWGDEHGIEIDDYSVQRVEVLKGPASLMYGSDAMGGVVNIQSYTPAPEGTMGVNVLSEYQTNNRLRGVYANVNGTKNGIDWNAYGTYKGAADYQNKYDGRVYNSKFYNKNFGGLLGYTGKWGYSRISASNFDQHIGMVEGERDDATGAFVKADGEIATNADFNKIKPQIPFQHIQHFKTVWDNSIRLGAERLDAIVAYQHNQRREFGESETVPSAYFDLKTINYSLKLQLAERNNWKTSVGVTGMYQTNRNKAEERLIPDYDLFDIGGFVFTQYTKDKLTVSGGVRYDNRHINSLATFDETDLKFASFTKNFSNISGSIGASYAASKQTTFKVNISRGFRAPNMAELASNGAHEGTNRYEVGNTNLKSETSFQVDAGVEVNTEHVSVAASLYYNNIRNFIFYEKMVNGAGADSVIADPSGDLFVYQFDQHNANLYGGEISVDIHPHPLDWLHFENIFSYTRAQFTSEIGGTKNIPFIPAGRLVSELKGNFLPKGKGLRNVYASVESDYNFAQNHAFTGFNTETATGSYWLINAGIGTDIVSRGKKIFSISINGLNLADVAYQNHLSRLKYNPENLATGRMGVFNMGRNFSVKINVPLSFKI, encoded by the coding sequence ATGAAAAGAATCCTTTATCTATTAGGGCTTGTAATACTATGTGTACCAGGCCTGTATGCGCAAAACGCAACTTCGGGCAAGACAGTAGCTGTTTTATCCGGCAAAGTAACCGATGCTACTTCCGGTAATGCACTACCTGGTGCAACGATATTTATACATGAACTGAAAACAGGAGTGATCTCTCAAAATGATGGTTCTTATACCAGTCCTAAACTCAGGCCTGGAAAATACCTGGTAGAAGTATCCTACCAGGGATATGGTTCTGTTATTGAAACCATTAACCTGCAACAGGCTACCCAGGAGAATTTTGCTTTAAAAGAAAGTATTGTAGAACAGGAAGGCGTAACGGTAACCGGTGTTACATCAGCGACAAAAACAAAACTGTCGCCACAACCAGTAGTGATTGTAAAGCGTGACGACCTGATAAAAACCACTTCCACCAACCTGATAGATGCACTGAGCAAAGCTGTGCCTGGTGTCACCAATATTGCTACCGGCCCGGCCATCAGCAAACCTGTTATCAGGGGCTTAGGCTACAACAGGGTAGTAGTAGTGAATGATGGTATGCGTCAGGAAGGCCAGCAATGGGGCGATGAGCATGGTATTGAAATAGACGATTATAGTGTACAGCGTGTAGAAGTGTTGAAAGGACCGGCTTCTTTAATGTATGGTAGCGATGCTATGGGCGGTGTAGTGAACATACAATCTTATACACCGGCACCGGAAGGCACTATGGGAGTGAATGTGTTAAGTGAATATCAAACCAACAACAGGTTACGTGGTGTGTATGCCAATGTAAACGGAACTAAAAATGGTATTGACTGGAATGCATATGGTACTTACAAAGGAGCCGCTGACTATCAGAATAAATATGATGGCCGAGTTTATAACTCTAAGTTCTATAATAAAAACTTTGGAGGTTTGCTGGGCTACACGGGTAAATGGGGGTATAGCCGCATTAGTGCTTCAAATTTCGATCAGCATATCGGCATGGTGGAAGGAGAGCGGGATGATGCTACAGGGGCTTTTGTAAAGGCCGATGGCGAAATTGCTACTAATGCCGATTTTAATAAAATAAAGCCGCAGATCCCTTTCCAGCATATTCAGCATTTTAAAACAGTTTGGGATAACAGTATTCGTTTAGGGGCAGAAAGATTAGACGCTATTGTGGCTTACCAGCATAACCAGCGCCGCGAGTTTGGAGAAAGTGAAACTGTGCCCAGCGCTTACTTTGATTTAAAAACGATCAACTATTCGCTGAAACTGCAACTGGCCGAACGTAATAACTGGAAAACTAGTGTGGGAGTAACCGGCATGTATCAAACCAACCGTAACAAAGCCGAAGAGCGTTTGATTCCTGATTATGACCTGTTTGATATTGGTGGTTTCGTATTTACACAATACACGAAAGATAAGCTTACAGTAAGTGGTGGTGTACGTTATGATAATCGCCATATTAACAGCCTGGCTACTTTTGATGAAACTGATTTAAAATTTGCTTCCTTCACTAAAAACTTTTCTAACATTTCTGGTAGTATCGGTGCCAGCTATGCTGCTTCTAAACAAACCACTTTTAAAGTAAACATCTCCCGTGGCTTCAGAGCGCCTAACATGGCCGAGCTGGCCAGCAACGGGGCGCATGAAGGCACCAACCGTTACGAAGTGGGTAATACCAATTTGAAATCGGAAACCAGTTTTCAGGTAGATGCCGGTGTGGAAGTAAATACCGAACACGTATCTGTAGCTGCTTCCCTGTATTATAATAATATCCGCAATTTTATCTTTTACGAAAAAATGGTGAATGGGGCAGGGGCAGACTCTGTGATAGCAGATCCGTCAGGTGACTTATTTGTATATCAGTTTGACCAGCATAATGCTAATTTGTATGGTGGTGAAATTAGTGTGGACATTCATCCGCATCCATTGGACTGGTTGCATTTTGAAAATATTTTCTCTTATACGCGTGCTCAGTTTACCAGTGAAATAGGGGGAACTAAAAACATTCCTTTTATTCCTGCAGGGCGCCTGGTGTCGGAGTTAAAAGGTAACTTTTTACCTAAAGGCAAAGGCTTGCGTAATGTTTATGCCAGTGTGGAAAGTGATTACAATTTCGCGCAAAATCATGCCTTCACCGGTTTTAATACAGAAACTGCTACCGGTAGCTATTGGCTTATCAACGCAGGCATTGGTACTGATATCGTTAGCAGGGGTAAAAAGATATTCAGCATCAGCATCAATGGCTTAAACCTGGCCGATGTGGCTTATCAGAATCATTTAAGCAGGTTAAAATACAATCCTGAAAACCTGGCAACAGGCAGAATGGGCGTATTTAATATGGGCAGAAACTTTAGTGTAAAAATTAATGTTCCCCTGAGCTTTAAAATATAA